One part of the Anopheles coustani chromosome 2, idAnoCousDA_361_x.2, whole genome shotgun sequence genome encodes these proteins:
- the LOC131262571 gene encoding uncharacterized protein LOC131262571: MNELTPRNGRNKELLAVSFDSNSNSVLEATGPSGRNGKDLLDESYQRTKELAMNISNVQRAVLASQQRPAPPFHLPNGPRQNPNPDIQDIITGIVKLLNGNVNVHANPQPTRRHSATRINNRGPPRISEAQPLPNEYEGELGGPPTSNRPLLQPDQQQQQQQSQGPRPDGHPVRPFLTGVPIPEQIVPSMQQTYRPGFVSQNRPPWQRPKPRPPISPNRRPIPPYKPYPSNIDYRPDLASNGAPNGAPGPLPIPTSNEGGNAIDNVTEKVIEDPPYELPTADGGKYPQTTTTDSVVELDPEVTTGAATTGEAALDTVGKIPSSATEVQYTIESATSAASVMPPQGAGTESYDPEVVPSVYEINSIEYLPSSGVLEPTTTTSISRSSTTTTTSTIEPSINEDHDRTTITPTPSLDTSMLSSTSTTTTTILSTTSSTPVTISPTTTTPTLVAGTAKTPPSAPPTDYRFQPRPGLVLDDPDFKPGGGAGAGGSSNAIRTQNLPAFGSRPEIYTAPPPGTSNGNVGRPANYGEIFDVTLSAIQGPGSGGSGSQHTVKINPYYNRPPPPQDGGAGAEASIILSASGTEGFVSIDGKRSYIDLFGTETAKKTIVRPQPTPTLTNGGVRPTERPKPSKVMPPPLQPGIIGTGYAVPETESPVHANAPATNNAGLPPHRGAPAIHGSRPKYPGGLPPVRIDTCIVGDDSTCDQAQNERCKTESGVSSCHCRPGYARRKHREPCRRIVSLMLSMRVDKIYERRIHWDQALADRGSEKYQQLSYEAIRAMDSAMSMTPFSDEFLEARINSIYTIASSGAGGGGGAVFVNYTVNLDENAETLRPALRSDIQRHLLGVIHRRNNNIGNSALYVEAPTGAVSSVQDVDECTSDELNDCDEEAHCTNLFGTFRCECNGGFRDPWADQPQRAGRECLSCPESYCTNRGTCSYDNANNRQVCKCLGSYYGTQCEIDGEVLGVAVGASVAAVIIIVLTLICLVMWSRKWQREHKNAMGSPVFGYLGNGQVKTPVMGQAPYQVTLEDRMRWAQIADVMAQANHYAVSYEAEPVSGGRPSSAMYGYPNLQTIGSMNTLSLHGTLPMHTGTLPPVPLPRTLGLNRNGMRTLENSSSSEEEDRADLLGRNFNVPRPKSRSNASVTSGIYYDVDYAPTGAEQLYGGGSTLGGTIGVAGGTTKSQSSIPMSTYTSTGRPVQSTYYK, from the exons ATGAACGAGCTCACGCCACGGAATGGCAGGAACAAGGAGCTGCTGGCGGTGTCGTTCGatagcaacagcaacagtgtGCTGGAGGCGACAGGACCTTCGGGACGCAATGGCAAGGACTTGCTGGATGAGTCCTACCAGCGCACGAAGGAGCTGGCCATGAACATTTCCAACGTGCAGCGAGCGGTGTTGGCCTCGCAGCAGCGCCCTGCGCCCCCATTCCATCTGCCCAACGGTCCAAGACAGAATCCAAACCCGGACATCCAGGATATCATCACCGGTATCGTGAAGCTGCTGAATGGGAATGTGAACGTGCATGCTAACCCTCAACCGACTCGACGGCACTCGGCCACGCGCATCAACAATCGCGGACCGCCACGAATCTCCGAGGCACAACCGCTTCCAAACGAGTACGAAGGAGAGCTGGGCGGTCCACCGACTTCCAACAGGCCCTTACTCCAACctgaccagcagcagcagcagcagcagtcccAAGGACCCCGACCGGATGGCCATCCGGTGCGACCGTTTCTCACAGGCGTGCCTATACCGGAGCAGATCGTGCCCTCGATGCAACAGACCTACCGGCCAGGATTTGTGTCCCAGAACAGGCCACCCTGGCAACGGCCAAAGCCCCGCCCTCCGATCTCCCCCAACCGGAGGCCGATTCCGCCATACAAACCGTACCCTAGCAATATCGACTATCGCCCGGATCTAGCGTCCAATGGCGCTCCGAATGGTGCTCCTGGTCCACTGCCCATTCCCACCAGCAACGAGGGAGGCAATGCGATCGACAACGTCACCGAGAAGGTCATCGAGGATCCACCGTACGAGCTACCGACTGCTGACGGCGGGAAGTATCCCCAAACAACGACCACTGACAGTGTGGTGGAGCTGGATCCGGAAGTCACTACTGGAGCTGCCACGACGGGCGAGGCCGCATTGGACACGGTGGGAAAGATTCCCTCCAGTGCTACGGAAGTTCAGTACACGATTGAATCGGCAACCAGTGCAGCGAGTGTGATGCCCCCGCAAGGTGCCGGGACAGAGTCCTACGATCCGGAAGTAGTCCCAAGCGTGTACGAGATAAACTCCATCGAATATCTACCATCGAGCGGTGTCCTGGAACCCACCACTACCACGAGCATCTCGAGATCGAGTACGACCACCACAACGAGCACGATCGAGCCTTCCATCAACGAGGACCACGATCGGACGACGATCACGCCCACGCCATCCTTGGATACCTCGATGCTAAGTAGTACTtcgacaacgacgacaacgattCTATCGACGACGAGCTCTACGCCCGTAACGATTTCTCCTACGACAACGACACCGACGCTTGTTGCTGGAACAGCGAAGACACCTCCATCTGCTCCTCCAACCGACTATCGCTTCCAGCCACGCCCCGGACTGGTCCTTGATGATCCAGATTTCAAACCTGGCGGTGGTGCTGGAGCCGGAGGTAGCAGCAACGCAATCCGAACCCAGAATTTGCCTGCATTTGGAAGTCGCCCAGAGATCTACACCGCACCTCCTCCTGGCACCTCCAACGGCAACGTTGGCCGACCGGCGAACTATGGCGAAATCTTTGACGTCACACTGTCCGCCATCCAAGGGCCCGGATCGGGTGGTTCCGGATCGCAACATACAGTCAAAATCAATCCTTACTACAAtcgaccaccaccgccgcagGATGGCGGGGCAGGAGCCGAGGCCAGCATCATTCTTTCCGCCTCGGGCACCGAAGGCTTTGTCTCGATCGACGGAAAACGGTCGTACATCGATCTGTTCGGCACGGAGACGGCCAAGAAGACAATTGTAAGACCTCAACCGACTCCCACCCTGACGAACGGAGGAGTCCGGCCCACCGAACGGCCGAAACCCTCGAAGGTAATGCCTCCTCCCCTGCAGCCCGGCATCATCGGCACGGGATACGCCGTGCCAGAAACGGAATCACCCGTGCACGCCAACGCACCGGCCACCAACAACGCAGGCCTGCCGCCACATCGGGGCGCTCCGGCGATTCATGGCAGCCGGCCAAAGTACCCGGGTGGCTTGCCTCCGGTGCGCATCGATACGTGCATCGTTGGGGACGATTCCACCTGTGACCAGGCGCAGAACGAACGTTGCAAGACCGAAAGTGGCGTGTCCAGCTGCCACTGTCGGCCGGGGTACGCCCGTCGCAAGCACCGCGAACCGTGCCGTCGCATCGTCTCCCTGATGTTGTCCATGCGCGTGGACAAAATCTACGAACGGCGTATCCACTGGGACCAGGCCCTAGCCGACCGGGGAAGCGAAAAGTACCAGCAGCTCAGCTACGAAGCCATTCGTGCG ATGGATTCGGCCATGTCGATGACGCCGTTCTCGGACGAATTTCTCGAAGCACGCATCAACAGCATCTACACGATCGCCTCATCCGGAGCTGGCGGGGGTGGAGGAGCCGTCTTTGTCAACTACACGGTCAACCTGGACGAAAACGCCGAAACACTCCGGCCGGCCCTGCGCTCCGACATCCAGCGCCATCTGCTGGGCGTGATCCATCGACGTAACAATAACATCGGCAACTCGGCGCTCTACGTGGAGGCTCCGACGGGGGCCGTCTCGAGCGTGCAGGACGTGGACGAGTGCACCTCGGACGAGCTGAACGACTGCGACGAAGAGGCGCACTGTACCAACCTGTTCGGCACCTTCCGGTGCGAGTGCAACGGGGGCTTCCGGGATCCGTGGGCCGACCAGCCGCAGCGAGCCGGTCGCGAGTGTCTTTCCTGCCCGGAATCGTACTGCACCAACCGTGGCACGTGCAGCTACGACAATGCCAACAACCGGCAGGTCTGCAAGTGCCTCGGAAGCTACTACGGCACGCAGTGTGAGATCGACGGGGAGGTGCTTGGAGTGGCCGTCGGTGCGTCCGTTGCtgccgtcatcatcatcgttctgACGCTGATTTGCTTGGTCATGTGGAG TCGAAAATGGCAACGCGAGCACAAAAACGCTATGGGCAGTCCAGTATTTGGTTATCTTGGCAATGGACAGGTCAAGACGCCAGTCATGGGGCAAGCCCCCTACCAGGTGACACTGGAGGACCGGATGCGATGGGCACAGATTGCGGATGTAATGGCTCAAGCGAATCATTACGCGGTAAGCTACGAA GCTGAACCCGTTTCTGGAGGAAGACCATCGTCGGCCATGTATGGATATCCAAATTTGCAGACCATCGGCAGCATGAACACGCTTTCGCTGCATGGAACCCTTCCGATGCACACCGGCACCTTGCCACCGGTTCCTTTGCCAAG AACGCTTGGACTGAATCGGAACGGTATGCGAACGTTAGAAAATTCGAGCTCAAGCGAGGAAGAAGATCGGGCTGATCTGCTGGGGCGCAACTTCAACGTTCCTCGGCCCAAAAGTCGAAGCAATGCGAGCGTCACG TCCGGTATCTACTACGACGTGGACTATGCACCAACGGGGGCTGAGCAGCTTTATGGCGGCGGCAGCACACTCGGAGGAACGATAGGGGTGGCCGGCGGTACCACGAAGTCGCAGAGTAGCATACCAATGAGTACCTACACCTCCACGGGACGTCCAGTACAATCGACGTACTACAAGTAG